TCCCTGCCCCCATCTCCTCCTTGATTCCCTTAAATATAGCTGTGATATGCTCACGCTCCTCCGGAGGCCAATGCACCAATAACCCATTGGGATGACGGAATATGGACATCAGATTCTCCAACTGACTGACAGCAAGCATGTCCAAAAGCAATAATTCCGTGAAATTGACGAAACTTCGCTTGTACACGATTTCTCTTGAAGGATTGATTCGGTGGGGCACACCGCCTCTGAATATAAACATATCTCCAGGCAGCGGCTTATATATTCGGTCACCGATTAAAAAGGTTGCATCTCCTTGAATAAAATAATGTATCTCATACCCATTATGCGTATGAACAGGCCATTCATCCTGAAAATTATCTGCTTCTGATCGCACATAAACTTCATTTTCCTGCAAAGCAATATTCGTCGGGGTGTGTATGGTTAGCATCAGTAAAGATCTCCCTTCCCAGAATATAAAAAGCAATATAGTTTAATAATTTACAATGATAGCGCTTTACAATGAATTGTATCACAGTTATTTCGATCTAATCTGAACTATATTGCTGTATTGTTGATCACAATTGTTGAAAATGAATAGAAAGGAATTCATAGGGATTCGAAAGATGGAAACAAAAAAACCGCTGTCCAGCCCTTAGGCTATCACGCGGTCCATTAGCATTACCTTTCAAACCCATTCATCCCAATGGTTTTCAAGAAAAATGACTTCTTTCTCATAGTGGGCCAGATGACCCTCTTCGACCATCTTCATAAAAGCGACATCTCCATCAGCCGCACGATCAGTCAGTGTTTTACACATGAAACGGATACGGGATATGACCAATCCTTCAAATCTGCTGGAACACTCAGCCCGTACGTAGCCATGAATAAGGCAATCCGTTCTTTCCGAATAGTTCCGTGCGCCTGGCTGGCGTATGGCATTACACCCTTTCCGTCCATCTCTGGTGAAAAATCTGCGAGTGGAACGGATGTATACAAGACATAGGCGATATCCCACATTCGCGGACCCGGACCCGCCATATCAAAATCAATAATGCCTTGAGGACGGCCATCCTTGAACACCACATTATACGGCGCAAAATCGTTATGACATACAACTTCATCTTCAGTTATGCCTGGATATTTGTTCGTTGATACTGATGTTGTTGTAAATCCAACGGTCGCATCATGGTAACTTCTCAACAGTTTAGCGACTTCAATCAAAGATTCGTCTGACCACATATACTCTTCTAGATCAGGGTAGTCATTGCCTGGAACGATGCCTTCAAGGTAAGAAAGTACTTCTCGCCCCTGTTCATCTATTCCCAGAAATCGAGGGGCATGATCATAACCAACTTTTTCGAGATGTAAAAGCAATTCAATCACATATGGATTTGGTTTCGCATGCCGGCGAACCGTCTCGCCTATTCTGATGACCTGATTCACATTACCTCCCGATAACACTTCCTCCTGTTTGGCCACTTTCACCCCTCCTCAAGCTAAACTTCCTTGCTATGCCCATGATTACGATTTTTCTTATAACTCCCCGGGAATCCCGCGACCAATAGTATGAATCCAACAAAAAACATGAAGTATACGAGTAAACCTGTTGGATGCTCGTTCGTCTGAGCAAACTGGGGTACGTTCGTCCCTCCTGACGCATATCCTGCTTCTACTATAGCGACAGATACTCGGATTGAAATTCTCTCCATCGTTGAAATAAACACACTGCCAAGCATGAGGACTACACCCAAAATCTTGTTAATATTATTCATTTCATGCCTCCTTGATTAAGCGTCCACTTTTTATGAGGTTATCTACTTAATGTCTTTCGATTCTCTAGTCTATATTCCTGCATGTTATATTAACAGTCCGTTCCTATATCATCATATCAAATAGCGGCGTCATTACTGACGCCGCTGTTGACGCTCTCTGAATAAGTTACGTAGCTACCACTTGGTGCAGATCCATACTATTTTCGAAAAAGGCTGACCGTTCAACATAATACAGATCATACATCTGTTCATTCATATTAATCCGTTGATATACATCTGGATACACATCATTGGCTAATTTCACATAAGGCAGTTTTTGTACCGCTTTTCTGGATCTTATATTCTGCTTGCGTATCTTCATAAATACCGTTTCAATCCCATGTTCCAGAAACAATTCAACAAAAAAGGCTGATTTGGCTCTTTGGCTATACCCATTTCCAAAAAAAGGTGATCCAATCCAAGTGGCTAAAAAACCGGTTTGATGCTCAATATGATATAGATCAATGGTTCCAATAGGCTGCCCTGTTTCATTCAAAATCGTTCGGGAAATCACTGTCTTTTGCTCTTCTTCGACCATCAATTGTTTGGTCAGGAATAGATATTCTTCATACGATTGGCATGCATAACGAACGTAAGGAGAAACTGCGGGGTCCATCATTAAGCTGTACAGTGAAAGGCATTCCTGCAAATCACGTTTTTTTAACATTCTGTCTACCACCTAGTCCTTTTAGTTCGCTATATCAAGCAAATTAAGTATATAAAAGCTATTGTGGGATTTAATGAATTCTGTATGTGGCTTATGTAAAATTCATTGGTAAATGTTGTACGACTTCACCTCGGGTAACACAAAAAAACGGCATGTCCCTTTTGAAGGAACACGCCGTTTGCACGGATGCCGATAGACAGTAAATTATTGCATACCTTGCATGATGGCATTAATGATATTTTGCTGCGTCACGGTTTTGTTTGAACGGTTAAACAAGGCGAATCCATGTTGACCGTTATGCCCGTTATCCCAATAAACAGGAACCATTTTGTATTTCTTA
The nucleotide sequence above comes from Paenibacillus sp. W2I17. Encoded proteins:
- a CDS encoding GNAT family N-acetyltransferase, with product MLKKRDLQECLSLYSLMMDPAVSPYVRYACQSYEEYLFLTKQLMVEEEQKTVISRTILNETGQPIGTIDLYHIEHQTGFLATWIGSPFFGNGYSQRAKSAFFVELFLEHGIETVFMKIRKQNIRSRKAVQKLPYVKLANDVYPDVYQRINMNEQMYDLYYVERSAFFENSMDLHQVVAT
- a CDS encoding phosphotransferase, with the translated sequence MAKQEEVLSGGNVNQVIRIGETVRRHAKPNPYVIELLLHLEKVGYDHAPRFLGIDEQGREVLSYLEGIVPGNDYPDLEEYMWSDESLIEVAKLLRSYHDATVGFTTTSVSTNKYPGITEDEVVCHNDFAPYNVVFKDGRPQGIIDFDMAGPGPRMWDIAYVLYTSVPLADFSPEMDGKGVMPYASQAHGTIRKERIALFMATYGLSVPADLKDWSYPVSVSCVKH